A region of Myxococcaceae bacterium DNA encodes the following proteins:
- a CDS encoding PQQ-like beta-propeller repeat protein gives MRKYGFFVFLLSFLSPLLAIARSGTVQWQHTFSDPAELGWAVAVSDQVYVGSLSGALYAIQAQSGLPAWGFNATDSLIFPATISEGSIYFTSRDGHLYALDSSTGNKLWSFEVEAWASSPVVNGSVVYVGSLDFSLYAVNASTGLKLWSFPTQRALFSSPAIYKNIVYITSMDQTLYAIDAGSHESLWSVNLEGFGSSPVVARDSVYVGLQEGEVFAFNATNGKLLWEFSADVSFQIPVLEKDRVLVFGSNDTLFALDDLSGEEKWQLNTSSYFLLAPSVFNSTLYLPVPSALVAFDLETKEELWTCRLQGTVSTAPVIRDGLIYVVYDFTLYAIKSDSL, from the coding sequence ATGAGAAAATATGGCTTTTTTGTTTTTTTATTGTCTTTTTTGAGCCCTCTGCTTGCTATCGCTCGTTCAGGGACTGTACAGTGGCAACATACGTTTTCTGATCCTGCAGAGTTGGGATGGGCCGTTGCCGTGAGCGACCAAGTGTATGTGGGTTCGCTTTCGGGTGCTTTGTATGCGATTCAAGCGCAGAGCGGATTACCGGCTTGGGGATTTAATGCAACTGATTCATTGATATTCCCAGCCACTATTAGCGAGGGAAGTATTTATTTTACTTCGAGAGATGGTCATTTGTATGCCTTAGATAGTTCGACAGGGAATAAATTATGGTCTTTTGAGGTTGAGGCTTGGGCGTCAAGTCCGGTTGTTAATGGAAGCGTGGTTTATGTGGGTTCTCTCGATTTTTCTTTATACGCTGTCAATGCGAGTACAGGTCTGAAATTATGGTCATTTCCAACTCAAAGAGCATTGTTTTCTTCTCCTGCCATTTATAAAAATATTGTTTATATAACTTCGATGGATCAAACATTATACGCGATTGATGCCGGATCGCATGAAAGCTTATGGTCTGTAAATTTAGAAGGATTTGGATCTTCTCCAGTCGTTGCTCGAGATAGTGTTTATGTTGGTTTACAAGAGGGTGAGGTGTTCGCATTTAATGCAACAAATGGGAAATTACTCTGGGAATTTAGCGCGGATGTTTCGTTTCAGATACCGGTCTTGGAAAAGGACCGTGTGTTGGTTTTTGGCAGCAATGACACATTGTTTGCTCTTGATGATCTGTCAGGAGAGGAGAAGTGGCAATTGAATACCAGTAGTTATTTTTTGCTAGCTCCAAGCGTGTTTAATTCGACTCTGTATTTGCCTGTTCCAAGTGCGTTGGTTGCCTTCGATCTAGAAACAAAAGAAGAGCTTTGGACTTGTCGGCTTCAAGGCACGGTTTCCACTGCACCAGTCATTAGAGACGGTCTAATCTATGTGGTTTACGACTTTACATTGTACGCAATTAAATCGGATAGTTTATGA
- a CDS encoding DUF1566 domain-containing protein, which yields MKLSKLIVFFLLVCALPVDARWNFAAYDDQANQSYRYSLINSASVFFDLFTGSMLLNTERPASWSQQVGFCENSFGNLTSMSELQSILDYVAESPWPASWSVSSNLLGDYWTSDSTEWTVGFFANRSLRKTQAIGQGSYYGICRTAAANLKISKLRYTDEFENPISNESLYVLDRKTSLLWSREVNPCLEQSYADTACRSLGDSWHLPTVKELMTLVDYDRSNPSLNTAVFSTPSAYYTHYWTSTGLSKDGDNYAVVSFTDGSINDVSSNYSSCVGPDCCIFARCVKRVNRWENASYEDATNQTMRFNVFNSFGSAAPNPVLPSLIVDTSNWLFWRGLAHSALSHQDAESACRNATWGAHVDWRLPTVSELLSTFDYTLGKLAFPFPFLSNSLLASESHLSSPIGYWTMDTSDGTTGSILNTSSAGLLCVRGENRTVGENKYTNVYGGPILSNTTRVRDSKTGFIWARGVLLNEPCSADTTASLACRQTYGQGWRSPTIKELATLIDYTSEIGINETLFPGADYFSNWCSSSIDSAGNSLVVAFGSQGGGGEIKIVSAQSPVPGVRTCVRFETECTQDLDCQNTTNHYCVEGLCSGCRTNGDCDDGLECRDNNQCCGTCDEITPYCYQRNCLECLVDADCESGFCSEGMCKICHLSSQCPDDKPHCNRLGECQQCPVTVPCVTGQICGPRGTRPCAECLSDADCRGFCGKSLAYCNNYQCAATCEHSSQCYDVCGVNAPLCAYSSCLAGTPL from the coding sequence ATGAAACTTTCTAAATTAATCGTATTTTTCTTGCTTGTTTGTGCCTTGCCTGTGGATGCGCGTTGGAATTTCGCGGCGTATGATGATCAGGCCAACCAATCTTATCGTTACAGTCTTATAAATTCAGCGAGTGTTTTTTTTGATCTTTTTACTGGTTCGATGTTGTTGAATACTGAAAGGCCGGCTTCTTGGTCCCAGCAAGTGGGATTTTGCGAGAATTCTTTTGGAAATTTGACAAGTATGTCAGAGCTTCAGTCGATCCTGGACTACGTTGCGGAATCTCCTTGGCCGGCTTCTTGGTCCGTTTCTTCGAATTTATTGGGGGATTATTGGACCTCGGATAGCACGGAATGGACTGTTGGTTTCTTTGCGAACCGTTCTTTGAGGAAAACGCAAGCAATCGGGCAAGGTAGCTATTATGGGATTTGTAGAACCGCGGCAGCAAACCTGAAGATAAGCAAACTTCGTTATACAGATGAGTTTGAAAATCCAATTTCTAACGAGTCTCTGTATGTTTTAGATCGAAAAACTTCGCTGCTTTGGAGTCGAGAGGTTAATCCTTGTTTAGAGCAATCTTATGCAGATACCGCCTGCCGCTCTCTCGGGGATTCATGGCATTTGCCAACGGTTAAGGAGTTGATGACGCTGGTTGATTATGATCGTTCGAATCCTAGTTTGAATACTGCTGTTTTTTCGACTCCAAGTGCTTATTATACTCATTACTGGACATCGACAGGCCTTAGTAAAGATGGGGATAACTATGCTGTTGTCTCCTTTACGGATGGCTCAATTAATGACGTTTCAAGCAATTACAGCAGTTGTGTCGGGCCAGATTGTTGTATTTTTGCACGTTGTGTGAAGAGAGTTAATCGTTGGGAGAACGCGTCTTACGAGGATGCTACCAATCAAACGATGCGCTTTAATGTGTTCAATAGTTTTGGTTCTGCTGCTCCTAATCCTGTTCTTCCTTCTCTTATTGTGGATACTTCTAATTGGCTTTTCTGGCGGGGTCTTGCTCACTCAGCATTGTCACATCAGGATGCTGAGTCTGCTTGTAGGAATGCTACCTGGGGAGCTCATGTGGACTGGCGCTTGCCTACGGTATCGGAACTACTTTCGACCTTCGACTATACCTTGGGAAAGTTGGCATTTCCCTTTCCTTTTCTTTCAAATAGCTTGTTGGCCTCTGAAAGCCATTTGTCATCTCCGATTGGGTATTGGACAATGGATACTTCAGATGGCACAACTGGTTCCATTCTCAATACATCTTCCGCAGGGTTGCTGTGCGTAAGAGGAGAGAATCGAACCGTTGGCGAAAATAAATATACGAACGTCTATGGAGGTCCGATACTTTCCAATACAACGCGAGTTCGAGATTCTAAGACAGGATTTATTTGGGCTCGAGGGGTGTTGTTGAATGAGCCATGTTCTGCGGATACAACAGCTTCCCTGGCTTGTCGGCAGACATATGGCCAGGGTTGGAGATCTCCAACGATTAAGGAACTCGCTACTTTAATCGATTACACCAGCGAAATAGGAATCAATGAGACATTGTTTCCTGGAGCAGACTATTTTTCGAACTGGTGCTCTTCAAGTATCGATTCTGCTGGGAATTCTCTGGTTGTAGCCTTTGGTTCTCAAGGAGGTGGAGGAGAAATCAAGATCGTTTCTGCGCAATCTCCCGTTCCAGGAGTCAGGACCTGTGTGCGTTTTGAGACAGAATGTACTCAAGATCTCGACTGTCAAAATACTACTAATCACTACTGTGTTGAAGGATTATGTTCTGGCTGTAGAACCAATGGAGATTGCGATGATGGTCTCGAATGCCGTGATAATAACCAATGTTGTGGTACCTGCGACGAGATTACCCCGTATTGCTATCAAAGAAATTGTTTAGAGTGTCTGGTAGATGCGGACTGTGAGAGCGGGTTTTGTTCAGAAGGAATGTGTAAAATATGTCATCTCAGTTCACAGTGCCCAGATGATAAACCGCATTGTAATCGGCTTGGAGAATGTCAGCAGTGTCCAGTGACTGTTCCTTGTGTGACAGGTCAGATTTGCGGCCCGAGAGGTACCCGTCCATGTGCTGAATGTTTAAGTGATGCGGATTGTCGAGGATTTTGTGGAAAGTCTTTGGCCTATTGTAATAACTATCAATGTGCTGCAACTTGCGAACATTCCTCACAGTGTTACGATGTTTGTGGTGTCAATGCTCCTCTGTGCGCTTATTCTTCTTGCCTTGCAGGAACACCACTTTAA
- a CDS encoding DUF1566 domain-containing protein: protein MISLKPAFFAAFLVLFIHSLHAEQESLLDSDTIEDQYDFYRPWSSKAYQDGTHQRRRYKILQAFKSEIILDSFTGLYWERQASTSGMSWDKSKASGSAQSYCASLKKGGFLDWRVPSPMELQSLVDYTLDSAPSINQQAFPEALPDFFWTSMSYMASPQYAWGFFFQNADLGMDLSESGAASTSSVRCVRGSKIPLKNRFTDQDGKPIQPTSTRVLDRATGFVWQRIISQESFDLEGAISYCRQFGLEGASWRLPSIKELLTIVDYSSYKPSIHRIVFPETLSSKFWSSTPFVGQSGTMWGLNFAHGRTSILGSAQKFMLRCIRDL, encoded by the coding sequence ATGATTTCTCTTAAACCAGCTTTTTTTGCTGCATTTTTGGTGTTGTTTATTCATTCTCTTCATGCTGAGCAGGAATCTCTTCTCGATTCAGATACAATAGAAGATCAATATGATTTTTATCGACCTTGGTCCTCTAAAGCCTATCAAGATGGTACGCATCAACGTCGTCGATACAAGATTCTTCAAGCTTTCAAATCTGAGATTATACTGGATTCTTTTACGGGCTTGTATTGGGAAAGGCAGGCATCGACAAGCGGAATGAGTTGGGACAAGTCTAAGGCATCTGGATCCGCTCAAAGCTATTGTGCATCACTCAAAAAAGGAGGTTTTCTGGATTGGCGAGTTCCAAGCCCTATGGAGCTCCAGTCTTTGGTTGATTACACGCTTGATTCCGCCCCGAGCATTAACCAGCAGGCTTTTCCCGAGGCTTTGCCTGATTTTTTCTGGACTTCGATGAGCTACATGGCTTCGCCTCAGTACGCTTGGGGTTTCTTTTTTCAGAATGCAGATCTGGGGATGGATTTATCAGAATCGGGCGCTGCATCTACGTCCAGTGTCCGTTGTGTTCGGGGTTCTAAAATACCTTTAAAAAATCGCTTTACTGATCAAGATGGAAAACCTATCCAACCTACGAGCACACGGGTCTTGGATAGGGCTACCGGATTTGTTTGGCAGCGCATCATTTCTCAGGAAAGTTTTGATCTGGAAGGTGCAATTTCATATTGTCGGCAATTTGGCTTAGAAGGAGCCAGTTGGCGCTTACCAAGCATCAAAGAGCTTTTAACCATAGTTGATTATTCGAGTTATAAGCCGAGTATTCATAGGATTGTTTTTCCAGAGACTCTCTCCAGCAAGTTTTGGTCGTCCACTCCCTTTGTTGGTCAATCTGGTACCATGTGGGGCTTGAATTTTGCTCATGGCAGAACGAGTATTCTGGGTTCCGCTCAGAAATTTATGTTGCGTTGCATCAGGGATTTGTAG